The genomic window CAATGGGGAAAACATTAGACATGCGCACTATGGGCTCTGGCATTCCAGAAAAATCCCCCAAACCTGTTCATGCTCCTAATTCCCTTCCTGATGTCCCCAAGATCACCCATGATATGTCAAATCCAAAACCACACCTCCATCTGAATTTGACCATGCCCATTTCCCATGGTTTCAGGCTATAATGAGAAAAGGTGGAGCTGTCTCTGGAATAGGAGACAACCAGCTCCCAGACCCCCAGTATGTATGCAAACTGATCTACACCTCCTGTTATGACTCCACATCTGGAGCTGCTACTCCATCAGCCTCAAGAGCTTCTCCATCACCCCGAAAGCTGCTTCTCCAACAGCTCTGAGGCTGCCACTTCACACCAAGAGAGCTGTTATTCCATCTACTCTAGAGAAGTTATTCTACCAACCCCAAGACTACTCTATTAGCATCAGGCTATTCCACTAGTTATCAGGCTATTATTTCACCACTtaaacctcttcttcaaataaaattcgcttcttacttctggattgaacagagttcaagtctcccattcttgggcaTGTTCCTCCCACAATACCcccaactccaaggaactcattgACAGGTAAAATGTCCCAAGGCCTCAGGCAGACATTCtaaccctttcccctctcctccagaaaaataagcaaaagtggtttcattcctttttctctcagaaTCACCCTGTTTCCTGTAGCTGAGAGGAGGGGGTTGAGGGATTATAAATTTAGTTTGAGACCTTTTTGGTCTGGGAGAAAGAGCTGTCCTTTTGACTCTAAGAGTAGGATTTCTCATCATTCCTTGGGAAAACTGCCTGGAAAACATTCTTTTGCGAGGAAAGAAGATTAAAGGAGACAGGCACAGAGCTTGGGCTTTCTTTTAAGATGCCCATAAAAAACCAATATTATCTCCTACCTGTGTCTTTGCTTTGCACCCCTTTTTTTCCGCACACCTTTGCAGAGGGTGGGAGAATGAGAGGTCTATTGGGAGTATACCAATATAGAGAATCAGGTGGTAGAAGGTGAATGATGAAGCCAGCTAAAGTTCCCAAGAATCCTTAAGAAACCTtataggaaaaaaacaactgcttgatcacatgggtcaatgaggttctgattggggatgtagactctaagcgatcaccctagtacaaatatcaataatatggatataggtcttgatcagtggcacatgtaaaactctgtgaaattgctcattggctacaggagggggtgggaagagaggagggaaagaacatgatttatgtaaccatggaaaaatattctaaactaattaaataaataaacttaaaaaaaaaaaaccttataggAATGTGTTCTCCCCGGAGGAGGTGCAGAAGGGCTATCAGCTGGGAGAAGCAAGTGAaccagaagaaagagaaatgagaataggCCCAGAAGCAAAGAATTCCTGGGGCTTACACAACTGAGGGTTTTCCCAGCAGGCTACCAATGAGACCATCCCCATGGCCCTAATAAGGCCCCAATAGAACTTTCTTAGTTAATCTACTGTCTCTTCCTGATTGTCCTCTTAAACTCCTAGAATGCTCTCCACTCAGTTAGAACAGAACAGAAATTTGATTGGGGGTGATTTCAAGTCTGAACATAAAAGAGGGACCCAGAAGAGAAATgcccagagaaagaacaaaagggaGGAAATGCTTGACGTTCTAAGGTAATCACTTCCGTGTGTGTTGTGTTTTTATGAAGAGAGAAACGAAGTGAATTTCTCAGTAATACTCAGAAAACTGCCCATGGCCAGCATCATAATTCTCATGTATTAGTCAGCAATCGGGCCTCTTCGAACAATCTGGAAGATACTtcatggaatcaagaagaagaaatgggtAAGGATGAGTGAGTCCAGGCATCACCAGGTCACACGGAAGGAGCCAAAccatcatttctaaaatggaataTTTAGGGAGGGCTTCCCAGGGCTGCCTTCAGTAGCTCTCAGGGGGCTTATAGTAATCAGGGGAGGGTAAAAACATAATGATAACACTAGGGAGGATGACACCAGTGGTGCAAAGGAGAGGTCCCCAAAGAGGTACAGtgaaaaatataaagaggaagagagagaaaagatagaggGAGGGgatgagagaggagggagagagggaaagaaagagaggaagaaggagaaaatgagggtaagggaagggagaaagaaaagggagggagggagaaaaagaagagaggaagaagatagaggtggagggagagaaaaaattggCACCTGGTTGGGGGGAGGGTGAGTCATGGGAGAGGGGATGAGATAGAGAAGGCTGAGGGACTGTCAGATGTCTGAGGGGCTAAGTTGGATGGCTTTTACTCTCTTGCTCACAGCACACAGCTCACAGATCTGAGCTCTAGAGCAGGAGCTTCCCATAGGAACATAAATGAACTGCCCCAGAGCCTCAGGGCAAGAGACCAAGTCAGCTGCTGTTTACcagacagactttttttttttaaatttaaagcatATAATAACTTGGTTcagttttttcaaatgatcatttCCTTTAAAGCATCTCAATTCCATATCATCATAGTTTTTTATTACAGGATAAGGTGCTGAGGTTTTTGCTTTAAAAGCATTCTCAACCTAAACCACAGCTAACCTGGGGTGCCAAGACTTCCCCTTGATACCTAATAAAGTCCTGTCCTTTTTACTACCTTCTATGAGACAAGTGCAGGACCAGATTCCATAAGTGGCCTAAGGTCCTGTTTGTCTCTCATATCTCCACTGATGAACTGCAGGGATTTCCTGGAAAGTGCTCCAGGAGTCTTGCTCTGGTACTGGGCCAATCATAGTGACTAGGGAAGTTGGGATTTGGGGGAGCAGAGACAAAAGGGAGGACACGACATCCTGCAACAGTAAGAAATCTGAGCATTGAGTGACACAGAATCCTATCTTATATcaggtctttcccttcccaaaatgcAGCTAGATTGTCTTCTCGGGAGGATGATCCCAGGATTGATGACTTAGAAGAAAGTTTACAGAAGTTGAAGGTCCAAGAGGGCAGCTTGGCCTCCAGGTGGAATTCTGCTTCTGACACAGAAGATGCTACCAGTTCAGATGCCACCGACCTCTGGAGCCCTGGCCAGTCTCAGTGGCCTGAAGGTCAAAGTACCCCATCTCCTCTAGGGGAGAAAGAAGCCCTGCCAAAGGCACCCATAGATTGGGAATGGTTTCTGAGTCCACAAAGCTTGGCCAGCCCATTGGGAAACTACTCACGTCTGAGGACTTTAGGCCTTCCATCGAGGTCCCTGTCTCCAGGCGACTACACGGCAAGCCTTCTGGAAAGGGGGATTTTGACTCGTAGCTGCCTACCATCTGTGGCCTTGGTGATGGATGGATCTCCTGCACAGTCTAACCCCCCTAAACTAGGAGCACCTCATGTGATCGGTGTGAAGTCCCTGCTGCCACCCAAGATTCCGGTGAGGTTCTGTTCTCCCCAGAGGAGAGGTGCCTCTCCTGGAGTACCCAGAGGCAGGTCTCTTTCTCTTACACGgtcccattctttctctcctgcTTCCAAAAGGATGCGATGGGTCCGATCTCGTTCTCAGTCCCCCAGGCCCATGTGGAGACCCAACTCTACCAATGGCAAAGCTTGTGCACAGCCCCCACCCCAGTTCATCCCAcctgggggaaggaggaagaaaacttCTCTGACCAGACCAGCACGGTCTCGAATTTATAAACCATGGCCCTGGGCTGCCCGCCAGGGCTGCCTGCCCCTCAAAACCAAGGAAGAAGATGTCCTGGACCACTCCTGGAGCCCTTACTGCCTGCCTGTGCCTGGAATCTCCTCTCCCTTGGCTCAGGAGATGAACGAAAGGTAAAGAGGCCCTGCTCACACTAACAGTAAGAGTAGTTCCTTTGGGGTTTGCAGTCCTTTTCTCAGGTAATATCTCCTTGGAGAAATATAGCTGCCTCTGGGAGTAAATCCTAGAATCATTgcccatctgtaagatgagaaaactaaggctcagaggaaatgacttgcccaaggtcatacagtaagaatctgaggcagaaTCCAACCCAGGCCTTCTGGTTTCCCAGGTCCAGTGTCCTGTCCACTGGGTACTTCCCATAGCCCTTCCTGTCAGGTTGGTAGGATTTTCCCCATAAATGTAGAGTGGACTAAAGACTCAGTCTGGGGTTATAGTCACATTTCCCAGAGAAAGAGTCATTCTCAGAGCAGAATTTCACCAAGTTTTTGCTCCATGACATGGAACCTTTGGGGTCCAGGGGAGAGGAGCCATCCCTTCTGTGCCCTCTTCTGTGCTTCCGTCCTTTCAAAGAAACAACCTGGAACCGCTCCTCTAGGAGACTTCAACAACATTACTGATGAGCTCCTCTTAGCAGCCCGGGATGAGACGGTCACCTCTGAGCTAAGAGATGCATTAACAGTCTGTAAATTCATGTTTAAGGAATGGACTTTGTATGGGAAAAGGTGGTTTGTGGTTGTTTGAGAGTTTATAAGAAATGTACTGTGTCAAGAAGAAAAAAGGGTAATTCTTTTTGAAAggatgggggcagttaggtgcctcagtggatagaaagccaggcctggagacagaaggtcctgggttcaaatctaacctcagatgcttcctggctatgtgaccctgggcaagtcacttgaacccctaTTGCCTTACCCTtacttactcttctgtcttggaaccagtatactGTATagaattaagggtttaaaaaagcacAAAATTTAATGTTTGTTTTAACAATTCAGCACCTATGATTGGTTACCTACATATTGTAGCCCGGGTCCTATGGGATGGTACATGTCAGGTGGGTACCAATGACTAAGGTCAGTCGCCAATATGCTATTTGTTTGCCAGGTGATATCTTGGCTAATAAAGTCAAAAAGGGCAAGGGAAGCTGGGGTCCAGAACCAGATTGAGGGTTTCGTTTAAAAGGGGTACCACGATAGCTCAGACGCCCTAGTCTGTGCATTGCAGGTTCTTCCAGACCCTTGAAGAAGGGAATGTGCCTCTGTCCCTGGGAACTGTGGCCCCCATCCAGAAAGCCCAGACAAGATTCCGTTTGCAGTGCCTGCGGGCAGAGGAAGAATGGGTGTTGGAGCTGAAgaggcagcaagaattagaacggACCCGAGGCCCCAAGTCCAAGTGGTAGGTGCTGAGACCTCCTTTGGGATCTACTGTCTTGGCCACTGATGCCCTGGAAAGGAAGGGATGCTCCTGCCTCTTGAGAGGCCAAGCTCCCCGGGAGGTGCCACCCAGGCCAGTGGCATCTCCCATGCCATGCATCAGGATGGTCTGTTATGTGGCTAACATTGCATAGCTCTCCAACTCTCCTCCCCTTAAAGATTCTGCTCGACCTCGCCTTTGTCTGTTAGTAGAATGGAAAGGGCCTTTATTGTGGAGCATTTTTCACCCACAgcttttttttccaggaaaatcCAACTTTATTTCTtgaatggggaggggaagagaggtcCCTGGGAGAGGATGGTATGGGACTGGCCATCGAGCAAGACCACCCTGGGGAATTAGTGGGTTGCATCTTAACTTTTTCCGGAGAGGTGAGGGATTCCGGCTGAAGGCCTCTTCTGAAGCCTCATCCTGGTATGGCAGGACCTGAGGGTCTTCAGAGATCTCCAGGAGATCTTCCAGCTCCAGAAGGATTTTTCAGGCAGGAGAACCTTGACGTCTCGGCTTGGGGACAGACAGACTGTGCCTGCTCTCTGTGAGCTAGCCTAACAAAGCTCAGGAGGCTAGCTCTGGGCCGGCCACCTCAGCATCATCAAAGGCCCCGGGGTGGCGAAGGCCAAAGCTCCATAAACAATGCATTCTCCAAATGttcaatcatattttttaaaagaccccGTTCTCGATATGAAGACTCCCAGCCCATACaggcccgggggggggggggggaccagcTTTCTGCCTCTGCTCAAGAATGAGGGACCCCGACCAGCTCCCTGGCCTGCCTAAGAGTCACGCTTGTGGCAGCCATGTTGCCCCCCACGTCAGCTTTGTTCTGAGATTTCTTGATAGAC from Monodelphis domestica isolate mMonDom1 chromosome 4, mMonDom1.pri, whole genome shotgun sequence includes these protein-coding regions:
- the LOC103095850 gene encoding uncharacterized protein LOC103095850; translation: MKAAKKQVPRESLTFVLRGHRAPLREKRSEFLSNTQKTAHGQHHNSHVLVSNRASSNNLEDTSWNQEEEMARLSSREDDPRIDDLEESLQKLKVQEGSLASRWNSASDTEDATSSDATDLWSPGQSQWPEGQSTPSPLGEKEALPKAPIDWEWFLSPQSLASPLGNYSRLRTLGLPSRSLSPGDYTASLLERGILTRSCLPSVALVMDGSPAQSNPPKLGAPHVIGVKSLLPPKIPVRFCSPQRRGASPGVPRGRSLSLTRSHSFSPASKRMRWVRSRSQSPRPMWRPNSTNGKACAQPPPQFIPPGGRRKKTSLTRPARSRIYKPWPWAARQGCLPLKTKEEDVLDHSWSPYCLPVPGISSPLAQEMNERFFQTLEEGNVPLSLGTVAPIQKAQTRFRLQCLRAEEEWVLELKRQQELERTRGPKSKWYEMKSSQFHYEAHKQNESLKNSQDSRSLRNSRRALASEAKDLDKRRRPTGQNDE